The Argiope bruennichi chromosome 9, qqArgBrue1.1, whole genome shotgun sequence genome contains a region encoding:
- the LOC129985307 gene encoding uncharacterized protein LOC129985307 translates to MNSMKFESTEDRKSHFQNDLLEIFDKKGPPDLRLCVANTYVCLDAHKQILAGRSAVFASMIFKQQLDGLDIIKVEGVTLRVLTLIICYMYNDELKTDSPKELMEVGKAAQKFEISGLIRSCKHKLIHCSIDRYNVWSLIEASKFFKLETFGERGLRFLKSLSTKSLFGMPEFLEANQDTVFYILKRRDIFMESDAFWMEGIIRWLQHHKSRDRFLLSAIKPFSIDCSEFLDLIEKYPIFFTSKEISRVLCNMLRPGMLEVPSWCEAVLKKNNVKPFSNYNDIATNALKIKLEYNRRFPKSFFCEEDEFEGSVVFEIKLTKHFPRMPYLVMLELAFGTTYVPRENLDLELYHYEQSTVLVKKKIDFLLKATENHYYLMVNQRIYLHKNSPFVFALKLRASGLMKWGNDGPISNRQYRVAKIPEDIFQNICLDIDGYKSICLTFLSDWMVFIDPKYDKKNLVLTSFYFDSYIKSEELSSES, encoded by the exons atgaattcaatgaaattcgaaagtacag aagacagaaaatctcattttcaaaatgacttgcttgaaatatttgacaaaaaaggACCTCCGGACCTCCGTCTGTGTGTCGCAAATACCTATGTTTGTTTGGATGCTCACAAACAAATTTTGGCTGGACGAAGTGCTGTATTCGCCAGTATGATTTTTAAACAACAGCTCGATGGCCTTGATATCATAAAAGTTGAAGGGGTTACCCTACGAGTTTTAACTCTTATTATTTG ttacATGTACAACGACGAACTAAAGACTGATTCACCCAAAGAATTAATGGAAGTAGGCAAGGCAGCTCAGAAATTTGAAATCAGCGGTCTGATAAGATCGTGCAAACATAAGCTAATCCACTGCTCTATTGACAGATATAATGTCTGGTCTTTGAtagaagcatctaagtttttcaAACTTGAAACATTTGGCGAAAGAGGCTTGCGATTTCTTAAATCTTTATCTACAAAATCTCTGTTTGGCATGCCAGAATTTTTGGAAGCAAATCAAGACACAGTGTTCTACATTCTGAAACGCAGAGATATTTTCATGGAGTCAGATGCCTTTTGGATGGAAGGCATCATTCGATGGTTGCAACACCACAAGAGCCGGGATCGATTTTTACTGTCTGCAATAAAACCTTTTTCTATTGATTGCAGTGAATTCCTGGATTTAATAGAGAAATATCCAATTTTCTTCACATCCAAAGAAATTTCGAGAGTTTTGTGCAATATGTTACGTCCTGGAATGTTAGAAGTACCCTCTTGGTGTGAAGCggtattgaaaaagaataacgtAAAACCATTTTCGAATTATAACGACATTGCCactaatgctttaaaaataaagcttgaaTATAATAGGAGATTTCCTAAGTCTTTTTTCTGCGAAGAAGACGAATTCGAAGGTTCAGTTGTGTTCGAGATAAAACTCACAAAACATTTCCCACGAATGCCATATCTTGTGATGTTAGAGTTGGCATTTGGGACAACTTACGTCCCAAGAGAGAATTTAGATCTTGAGCTCTATCACTACGAACAAAGCACTGTGctagtgaaaaagaaaatagattttttattgaaAGCTACAGAGAACCATTACTATCTTATGGTGAATCAACGTATATATTTGCACAAGAATAGTCCATTCGTTTTTGCTCTCAAATTACGCGCAAGTGGACTGATGAAGTGGGGAAATGATGGCCCTATTTCAAATAGACAGTACCGAGTAGCTAAAATTCctgaagatatttttcaaaatatttgtttagatatTGATGGTTATAAATCGATATGCCTCACTTTTCTTAGTGATTGGATGGTTTTCATTGATCCCAAATATGACAAAAAGAATCTAGTTTTGACTAGTTTTTATTTTGACTCTTATATAAAATCTGAAGAACTAAGCTCAGAGAGTTGA